One part of the Parabacteroides distasonis ATCC 8503 genome encodes these proteins:
- a CDS encoding tetratricopeptide repeat-containing S1 family peptidase, translating into MRRIVLLITICCQVFWVAAQKKAPKWMDKQRKAVVTVTTYGKDNQKKASGTGFFITETGEALSGYSLFKDAARATVTDADGKEYPVSRILGADELYDVIKFKVEVPKKAVFLPIAREPISQGATAYLMPYSTGKITKFGEGPVSEVSKLKEPFSYYKLSMALESGQVNAPVLTADGEVFGLAQEDASGKKEDSYAVSAGYANSLTIQSADAFNSTYSRIGIRKAWPADASQAQVSLYLMASSQDPKTYLATLNDFIATFPDSPDGYLNRANHYAYHRADLAPTEAEQGACLDKALEDINTASRFSERKGDVWFNRAKLIYGVAAADTTLNKEQWTVDAATEAIQKAIGEEDLPVYRQLEGDIHFYKGDFEQAFADYMKVNDSDMASSTSWYWAAKAKANIRGANFGDIIALLDSAIAKCGNPPTNEAAPYILERVDLRLKLMQYKEAVDDYDLYYDLLKGQVGDRFFYYREQAKFRMNDFPGALADIQSAIRLNPGDPTYPAEEASVYIRMENYDQALRSLENALRIAPDFASCYRLRGICYVRQGKKAEACEAFNKAKELGDPVVDKLIKEHCK; encoded by the coding sequence ATGAGAAGAATTGTTCTGTTGATTACGATTTGTTGCCAAGTATTTTGGGTGGCGGCGCAAAAGAAAGCGCCCAAATGGATGGATAAGCAACGAAAGGCGGTGGTTACCGTCACCACTTATGGAAAAGATAACCAGAAGAAAGCGTCCGGTACGGGATTTTTCATAACCGAGACCGGTGAGGCGTTGTCCGGCTATTCCTTGTTTAAGGATGCGGCGAGGGCGACCGTGACCGACGCTGACGGAAAAGAATATCCGGTAAGCCGCATCTTGGGGGCTGATGAATTATATGACGTGATCAAGTTCAAGGTAGAGGTGCCGAAGAAAGCCGTGTTCTTGCCGATCGCCCGTGAGCCGATCTCGCAAGGAGCTACCGCTTATCTGATGCCTTACTCGACCGGTAAGATCACGAAGTTCGGGGAAGGACCGGTCTCGGAGGTCAGTAAGTTGAAGGAGCCGTTCAGCTATTATAAATTGTCGATGGCGCTGGAAAGCGGGCAGGTAAACGCTCCTGTATTGACGGCGGACGGCGAGGTGTTCGGCTTGGCGCAGGAAGACGCGTCGGGGAAGAAGGAAGATTCCTACGCGGTCTCGGCGGGATATGCGAATAGCTTGACGATTCAGTCGGCGGACGCCTTTAATTCCACCTATAGCCGGATTGGTATCCGGAAGGCGTGGCCGGCGGACGCGAGCCAAGCGCAGGTCTCCTTATACCTGATGGCAAGCTCGCAAGACCCGAAGACGTATCTGGCTACCTTGAATGATTTCATCGCCACTTTCCCGGATTCTCCCGACGGGTATTTGAACCGTGCCAATCATTACGCTTACCACCGTGCGGATCTGGCTCCTACGGAGGCCGAGCAGGGGGCTTGTCTGGATAAGGCGTTGGAAGATATAAACACGGCTTCCCGCTTCAGCGAGCGGAAAGGGGATGTCTGGTTCAACCGAGCCAAGCTGATCTACGGTGTGGCCGCCGCGGATACGACCTTGAATAAGGAGCAGTGGACCGTCGATGCCGCTACCGAGGCGATACAAAAAGCGATCGGGGAGGAGGACTTGCCGGTCTATCGCCAATTGGAAGGGGACATCCATTTTTATAAAGGAGATTTCGAGCAGGCGTTCGCTGATTATATGAAGGTGAACGATAGCGATATGGCTTCCTCTACCTCTTGGTATTGGGCGGCGAAGGCGAAGGCGAATATCCGGGGCGCTAACTTCGGGGATATCATCGCCTTGCTGGATAGCGCCATCGCCAAATGCGGCAACCCGCCAACGAACGAGGCCGCTCCCTATATCTTGGAACGGGTGGATCTCCGCTTGAAACTGATGCAATACAAGGAGGCCGTGGACGATTATGATTTATACTACGATCTCTTGAAAGGACAGGTCGGCGACCGCTTCTTCTATTACCGCGAGCAAGCGAAGTTCCGCATGAACGATTTCCCCGGAGCCTTGGCTGATATCCAATCCGCGATCCGCTTGAATCCGGGCGACCCGACTTATCCGGCGGAGGAAGCGTCCGTATATATCCGTATGGAAAACTATGATCAGGCGTTGAGGAGCTTAGAGAATGCCTTGCGGATCGCTCCGGATTTCGCCTCTTGCTACCGTCTGCGAGGCATCTGCTACGTCCGTCAGGGTAAGAAGGCGGAAGCGTGCGAGGCTTTCAACAAGGCGAAGGAGTTGGGTGATCCTGTCGTGGACAAATTAATAAAGGAACATTGTAAGTGA
- a CDS encoding PAS domain-containing sensor histidine kinase, with protein MGQCNKMLEEMSFNALFQKLPVGIEVYDERGQLVDLNRTDENLFAISRKDIMGINLFENPNFPEDKIARLKQGEMVVFDCNYEFDNIQTNEYYNIDPKKEGINLRLSIKCVPLKGEAEDICGYVLMFTDETEEYQKSEKVEELFTKLKTVMRCSDSLLWEYDVKTDKMHIDLDLRVLGNKSRLRASNLTTKKDFCEIVHPEDRERVLVQGFEKIVTGEIGEYSIQYRQLFEGQYVWVRAYAYPYKYDEAGRPAKILYYLMDITDEIAMQDKLRWVERERQRKEYELAKAKEANRLKSMFLANMSHEIRTPLNAIVGFANILAETKEIEEEEREFYVDIIDKNSELLLQLIEDILDFSKIEAGTFDITKKNFDFKEICEETYAVHALKIPKNVRFVFDRGSQPVTVFSDPKRVIQVISNFLTNAIKFTSEGEIKLAYKVSNDEIRVSVSDTGMGISDDDCRTIFDRFVKLNACKQGTGLGLAICKNIIEKLGGRIGVESTLGVGSTFWFTLPLKEIKENEPKF; from the coding sequence ATGGGACAATGTAATAAAATGCTAGAGGAAATGAGCTTTAATGCCCTATTCCAGAAATTACCTGTTGGAATTGAAGTTTATGACGAGAGGGGGCAGCTAGTGGATCTCAATAGGACGGACGAGAATTTGTTCGCTATAAGCCGGAAGGATATTATGGGAATAAATCTTTTCGAGAATCCTAATTTTCCAGAGGACAAGATCGCTCGTCTGAAACAGGGAGAAATGGTTGTGTTCGATTGTAATTATGAATTTGATAATATACAAACGAATGAGTACTATAACATAGACCCAAAAAAGGAAGGTATAAATTTACGTCTGTCTATTAAATGTGTGCCGTTGAAAGGAGAGGCTGAAGATATCTGTGGATATGTACTAATGTTTACGGATGAGACGGAAGAATATCAAAAGTCGGAGAAAGTAGAGGAACTGTTCACGAAGTTGAAAACGGTTATGCGTTGCAGTGATTCCTTGCTGTGGGAATATGATGTTAAAACCGATAAGATGCATATCGATCTGGATTTACGTGTTTTAGGTAATAAATCCAGATTGAGAGCAAGTAACTTGACAACGAAAAAAGATTTTTGTGAGATCGTACATCCGGAAGATCGGGAAAGGGTACTTGTACAAGGCTTTGAAAAGATTGTTACGGGTGAGATCGGTGAATATAGTATTCAATACCGACAGCTTTTTGAGGGGCAATATGTTTGGGTGAGAGCGTATGCGTACCCTTATAAATATGATGAGGCGGGAAGACCAGCGAAAATCCTTTATTACTTGATGGACATAACGGATGAGATCGCCATGCAAGATAAATTGCGCTGGGTGGAACGAGAGCGTCAACGGAAAGAATATGAGTTAGCTAAGGCTAAAGAGGCGAATCGGCTTAAGTCTATGTTCTTGGCGAATATGAGTCATGAGATCCGTACGCCTTTAAATGCTATTGTTGGTTTTGCGAATATACTGGCAGAGACCAAGGAGATAGAGGAGGAGGAACGAGAGTTTTATGTGGATATCATTGACAAGAATAGTGAATTGCTTCTGCAATTGATTGAGGATATCCTTGATTTCTCAAAGATTGAGGCGGGAACCTTTGACATTACGAAGAAAAATTTTGATTTTAAGGAGATCTGTGAGGAAACTTATGCGGTACATGCCTTGAAGATTCCGAAAAACGTTCGATTTGTTTTCGACCGGGGCTCACAACCCGTGACCGTTTTCTCAGATCCGAAACGAGTCATACAGGTTATTTCTAATTTCTTGACAAATGCGATTAAGTTTACTTCGGAAGGTGAGATCAAATTAGCCTATAAGGTATCGAATGATGAAATACGAGTTTCGGTCTCGGATACGGGAATGGGAATCTCGGATGACGATTGTAGAACTATATTCGATCGCTTTGTTAAGTTGAACGCTTGCAAACAAGGTACCGGATTAGGATTGGCGATTTGCAAAAATATTATCGAGAAACTAGGGGGACGAATCGGGGTAGAATCTACATTGGGAGTAGGTTCCACTTTTTGGTTTACCTTGCCTTTGAAGGAGATTAAAGAGAATGAACCTAAGTTCTAA
- a CDS encoding ABC transporter permease translates to MLKKSPFYMVLRRELDRMVSRRLYFGVCIVLPLFCIFFMSTIFGSGQMENIPIAVVDQDNTSMSREIIRQVEAVPTFRVTRHYTDQETARHATQAKEIYGYLVIPNQFEADATAGRDATLSYYYHYALLSVGGEVRGAFETLLRTLSLAPVVVQATAMGVGENQITTFLLPVRSSSHPLFNPDLDYSVYLSNPFFFVFFQVIILLVTVYAIGSEIKFRTGDEWLEAARMNMFVAVVGKLLPYTIIFCIMSVFANYIMFGVMHIPFACGFWPLNLTAILFVVATQALAVFLFSLFPAIAIVISVVSMVGSLGATLCGVTFPVDSMYAPVHYASYLFPVRHFVEINQNLLYGDYGFPYTWVNVSSLFAFMLLALVLLPHLKTAILSHKYENIR, encoded by the coding sequence ATGCTAAAGAAGAGTCCTTTCTATATGGTTTTACGTCGGGAACTGGATCGCATGGTTTCCCGGAGATTATATTTCGGGGTGTGTATCGTGTTGCCTTTGTTCTGTATATTCTTCATGTCTACGATTTTCGGAAGCGGGCAGATGGAGAATATACCGATAGCGGTAGTGGACCAAGACAACACCTCCATGTCTCGGGAGATCATCCGGCAGGTAGAGGCGGTACCGACTTTCCGGGTAACCCGGCATTATACGGACCAAGAGACCGCTCGCCATGCTACCCAAGCAAAAGAAATCTACGGTTATTTAGTGATCCCCAATCAGTTTGAGGCGGATGCCACGGCGGGGCGTGACGCTACTTTATCGTATTATTACCACTATGCCTTGTTGAGCGTGGGCGGTGAGGTACGTGGGGCCTTCGAGACCCTGCTGCGTACGCTTTCGCTCGCCCCGGTGGTTGTGCAAGCTACGGCGATGGGGGTGGGGGAGAATCAGATAACCACCTTCCTATTACCGGTACGATCCAGTAGCCACCCGCTGTTCAACCCGGATCTGGATTATTCCGTTTATCTGAGCAATCCTTTTTTCTTTGTCTTTTTCCAAGTGATCATTTTGCTGGTTACGGTGTACGCTATCGGTAGCGAGATCAAGTTCCGGACAGGCGATGAGTGGCTGGAGGCGGCACGGATGAACATGTTCGTGGCGGTGGTGGGCAAACTGCTCCCTTATACGATTATCTTTTGTATCATGAGCGTCTTCGCTAACTATATCATGTTCGGGGTCATGCATATTCCTTTCGCTTGCGGTTTCTGGCCATTGAACTTGACGGCGATCTTGTTCGTGGTCGCTACGCAAGCGTTGGCGGTATTCCTGTTCTCGTTGTTTCCCGCTATAGCGATCGTGATTAGCGTGGTGTCTATGGTCGGTTCGCTGGGGGCTACTTTATGCGGCGTTACTTTCCCGGTCGATTCCATGTACGCTCCCGTACATTACGCCTCGTACCTGTTTCCGGTACGGCATTTCGTGGAGATCAACCAGAACTTATTGTATGGCGATTACGGATTTCCTTATACATGGGTAAACGTAAGTTCGTTGTTTGCGTTTATGTTATTGGCATTGGTGCTGTTGCCACATTTGAAAACCGCTATTTTAAGTCATAAATATGAGAACATCCGATAA
- a CDS encoding HlyD family secretion protein, whose protein sequence is MDKTKRYLSVAFVAVLAIVIVVSLIGMILLKKKPVILQGQIEATEIRISGKLPGRIDTFLVKEGQNVRQGDTLVVINSPEALAKYQQVNAMENIAKYQHQKVDEGTRKQIIASLQQLWNKSKSDLQLAKITYDRVNALYKDSVVTSQRKDEVEAMYKAAEAAERAAYSQYQMAVDGAQIQDKESARSLVTAAQGTVEEVAALLQDARLTAPESGQISAIFPKRGELVGAGMPIMNLVVLDDVHVVLNVREDRLPLFKMGGTFVADVPAIDQKDIEFKINYISPLGSFATWKSTKQTGSYDLRTFEIHALPVEKVEGLRPGMSVLYQLP, encoded by the coding sequence ATGGATAAAACTAAGAGATATTTGAGTGTGGCCTTCGTCGCAGTCTTGGCGATTGTTATAGTTGTCTCGTTGATCGGGATGATCTTGTTGAAAAAGAAGCCGGTGATCTTGCAAGGGCAGATCGAGGCAACGGAAATACGTATCTCCGGCAAGTTACCGGGGCGTATCGATACCTTTCTGGTAAAAGAGGGACAGAATGTACGCCAAGGCGATACCTTGGTCGTCATCAATAGTCCGGAGGCGTTGGCTAAATATCAACAGGTGAACGCCATGGAGAACATTGCGAAGTATCAGCACCAGAAAGTGGATGAGGGTACACGAAAGCAAATCATCGCTTCCTTGCAACAATTGTGGAATAAATCCAAATCGGATTTACAATTGGCGAAGATTACCTATGATCGGGTCAATGCCTTGTATAAAGATAGCGTGGTAACCTCACAGCGTAAAGATGAGGTGGAGGCCATGTATAAAGCGGCTGAGGCCGCCGAACGTGCCGCTTATAGCCAATATCAAATGGCGGTAGACGGGGCGCAGATACAAGATAAGGAGAGCGCCCGCTCGTTGGTGACGGCGGCGCAAGGAACCGTGGAGGAGGTGGCGGCTCTCTTACAGGACGCTCGGTTGACGGCTCCGGAATCCGGACAAATCTCAGCTATTTTCCCGAAACGGGGAGAGTTGGTTGGGGCCGGGATGCCAATCATGAACTTAGTCGTATTAGATGACGTGCATGTGGTATTGAACGTACGTGAGGATCGTTTGCCTTTATTTAAGATGGGAGGAACGTTTGTCGCCGATGTACCGGCGATCGATCAGAAGGATATTGAGTTCAAGATCAATTATATCAGTCCGTTGGGCAGTTTCGCTACTTGGAAGTCTACCAAGCAGACAGGTAGCTATGACTTGCGTACCTTCGAGATACATGCCTTGCCGGTGGAGAAGGTGGAGGGATTGCGTCCCGGTATGTCCGTACTCTATCAACTCCCTTGA
- a CDS encoding AraC family transcriptional regulator — translation MQENRYNTCDRFLGGLEKDFIITEQIEDSPLTSEPSFLDYGIIAVCNRGSAIIHLLDNKHVWNKNELIFLFPRQLCSMRNVSEDFSAKFIIIPHVLHGDVLSSLRHFDPGFHFFVKDHFYYNIEDNNGIERFQSFCKLIENELERYRGNGLLRERIICYLGIFYMDVYDYYVKVRKKIPFRTSLRKEQLIYDFCSLVAENFKNHKNVGFYADKLNITTTYLSAIMNERCGISAKEFLSIYIVLEVKSLLRDSRLNIQEIAILTNFPSQSTLNRFFRQRTGMTLSQYRKHIFST, via the coding sequence ATGCAAGAGAATAGGTATAATACATGTGATCGTTTTTTAGGCGGATTAGAAAAAGACTTTATTATTACGGAACAGATTGAAGATAGTCCATTGACTTCAGAACCTTCTTTTTTGGATTACGGGATAATAGCAGTATGTAATAGAGGTAGTGCGATCATTCATTTGCTTGATAATAAGCATGTATGGAATAAGAATGAATTGATTTTCTTATTTCCGAGACAGTTATGCTCAATGCGGAACGTGAGTGAGGACTTCTCGGCGAAGTTTATCATCATACCACATGTACTACATGGGGATGTATTAAGTTCCTTACGTCATTTTGATCCGGGATTTCATTTTTTCGTGAAGGATCATTTTTACTATAATATAGAGGATAATAATGGTATTGAGCGTTTTCAATCATTTTGCAAATTGATAGAGAATGAGCTTGAGCGGTATCGGGGTAATGGGCTTCTGAGGGAGCGGATTATATGTTACTTGGGGATTTTTTACATGGATGTTTACGACTATTATGTGAAAGTGCGTAAGAAAATCCCTTTCAGGACTAGTTTGAGAAAAGAGCAATTGATCTATGATTTCTGTAGTCTCGTGGCAGAGAATTTCAAGAATCACAAGAATGTCGGATTTTATGCGGATAAATTGAATATAACGACAACTTATTTAAGTGCGATCATGAATGAAAGGTGTGGCATTTCAGCCAAGGAGTTTTTATCTATCTATATAGTGTTAGAGGTAAAGTCGTTGCTACGTGACTCTCGATTAAATATACAGGAGATCGCTATATTGACTAATTTTCCGTCTCAATCGACATTGAATCGCTTCTTTCGTCAACGGACGGGAATGACTCTTTCTCAATATCGAAAACATATATTTTCAACATGA
- a CDS encoding MBL fold metallo-hydrolase, producing the protein MRLKSCMLMCSLFMASLASASNFASDSFKTKSGKELTITFIKHGSLMLTYDNHSIQVDPVSEYADYTTFPKADIILITHEHGDHLDPKAIQAVEKSDTEIIANENSQKKLGKGKVLKNGDTDTSISYMKIEAVPAYNTTPGRDKYHPRHRDNGYILTFDGLRVYIAGDTEDIPEMKDLKDIDIAFLPVNQPYTMTVSQAAKAARMFSPKILYPYHYGDTKIGELKDALKDSGIDVRIRELQ; encoded by the coding sequence ATGAGACTAAAATCATGTATGCTTATGTGTAGTTTATTCATGGCGAGCTTAGCCTCCGCTAGTAACTTCGCCTCGGATTCTTTCAAGACCAAGAGCGGAAAAGAACTGACCATCACGTTCATCAAGCACGGCAGCCTGATGCTTACGTACGACAATCATTCGATACAGGTAGATCCTGTCTCCGAATACGCCGATTATACGACTTTCCCGAAAGCCGATATCATCTTGATCACCCACGAGCATGGCGATCATCTGGACCCGAAAGCGATACAAGCTGTCGAGAAAAGCGATACGGAAATCATCGCCAACGAGAACAGCCAAAAGAAGCTGGGAAAAGGGAAGGTCCTGAAAAACGGCGATACGGATACCTCCATCAGCTATATGAAGATAGAGGCCGTCCCCGCCTATAACACCACACCCGGACGGGATAAATATCACCCCCGCCACCGGGATAATGGCTATATCCTCACGTTCGACGGACTAAGAGTCTATATAGCCGGCGATACGGAAGACATCCCGGAGATGAAAGACCTGAAAGACATCGATATCGCTTTCCTTCCCGTCAACCAGCCTTATACCATGACCGTCTCGCAAGCGGCGAAAGCGGCCCGGATGTTCTCGCCTAAAATCTTATACCCTTACCATTACGGGGATACGAAGATCGGCGAGTTGAAAGATGCCTTGAAAGATAGCGGCATCGACGTCAGGATACGGGAGCTACAATGA
- a CDS encoding TolC family protein, giving the protein MVSNIVSYSILLLYLLPCASWSQGNDVDLSLEQSLDLLHKENKSLKIAGKEVEWARNEHQKLNAFWYPSVNAAGAFVHMSNPIEVRQSLSKYTEPAKEFVHNYIPDNELIMSVLDKIGQGTFSLPLISQNITSIDATVTWPVFTGGKRIYANKIGKTMVSIAEVNRNQVDANQQSLLIEAYFGLRLGQSVVDVKTEVYNSLKTHYDQALKLEQNGMINRAERLFAQVSMDEAKRELESARKDLTVAQQAFKSLINMEEGSDVRTTTPLFINEALPPAQYFKDLVPMNNYIVNQLKLQQVVADNQLKIGRSAYVPNIALFGKQTLYADGLDKYLLPRTMVGVGFTWNIFDGLNREKTIRQAKIASQSLRLGKEKAITDLEVGIDKFYSQLQNALDNVKALDTTIEMSRELVRVRKKSFQEGMATSTEVVDAEVMLAKVKTAFLLAYYQYDVALINLLSVCGTPEQFHQYKMEGKTEELLGN; this is encoded by the coding sequence ATGGTGAGTAATATAGTATCTTACAGTATTCTTTTGCTGTATCTTCTTCCATGCGCTTCATGGAGCCAAGGGAACGATGTGGATTTAAGCTTGGAACAATCTCTCGACCTGCTTCATAAGGAAAATAAAAGCTTGAAAATAGCCGGGAAAGAAGTGGAATGGGCTCGGAATGAGCATCAAAAGCTAAACGCTTTTTGGTATCCGTCGGTGAACGCCGCGGGTGCTTTCGTACATATGTCGAATCCGATAGAGGTACGGCAGTCGCTGAGTAAATATACGGAACCGGCGAAGGAGTTTGTCCATAATTATATCCCGGATAATGAGCTGATCATGTCGGTATTGGATAAGATCGGGCAAGGTACTTTCTCGCTTCCGCTGATCTCCCAAAACATCACTTCTATAGACGCTACGGTGACGTGGCCTGTTTTCACGGGAGGAAAACGTATCTACGCGAACAAGATCGGAAAGACGATGGTCTCTATAGCGGAGGTGAATAGGAATCAAGTGGATGCCAACCAACAATCCTTATTGATCGAGGCTTATTTCGGGCTTCGTCTGGGACAAAGTGTGGTGGACGTAAAAACGGAAGTGTACAATTCTTTGAAAACCCATTATGACCAAGCCCTTAAATTAGAGCAAAACGGGATGATCAATCGGGCCGAGCGTCTGTTCGCTCAGGTAAGTATGGACGAGGCGAAACGAGAACTGGAATCGGCCCGTAAGGATTTAACGGTCGCTCAACAGGCGTTTAAAAGCTTGATTAATATGGAGGAGGGGAGTGACGTACGTACCACGACTCCTTTATTCATTAATGAGGCGCTTCCTCCGGCTCAATACTTCAAGGATCTGGTTCCGATGAATAATTATATAGTCAATCAATTGAAATTGCAGCAGGTTGTAGCCGATAATCAACTAAAGATCGGCCGGTCCGCTTATGTCCCGAATATCGCTTTATTCGGCAAACAGACTTTGTACGCTGATGGACTGGATAAATATTTGTTGCCTCGTACGATGGTGGGAGTTGGTTTTACGTGGAATATTTTTGATGGCTTGAACCGGGAGAAAACCATCCGGCAGGCAAAGATCGCTAGTCAGTCGCTTCGTTTGGGTAAGGAGAAGGCGATTACGGATCTGGAGGTCGGTATCGATAAATTCTACAGCCAGCTACAAAATGCCTTGGATAACGTAAAGGCTTTGGATACGACGATCGAGATGAGCCGGGAACTGGTCCGGGTGCGGAAGAAATCCTTCCAAGAGGGAATGGCTACTTCTACGGAGGTAGTCGATGCCGAGGTTATGCTGGCGAAGGTGAAGACCGCTTTTCTTTTGGCTTATTATCAGTATGATGTAGCCTTGATTAATCTGCTGTCTGTCTGCGGTACGCCGGAGCAGTTCCACCAATACAAGATGGAGGGAAAGACCGAGGAGCTTTTGGGGAATTGA
- a CDS encoding FHA domain-containing protein, translating to MKRVFCPKCDNQLSFDETKYPEGKVLAFVCPQCGAQFKIKLGRKVVKTATGEEKEVKEPDFSCGYITIIENGFAFKQDLPLVMGDNVIGRRNKDTEGVDVPIITSDPSMGRKHCVINVKKDTNGKFVYMVRDFPSLTGTFVKNVLVGKKEQVRIGEGTIVTIGATTFILHSANEGEEEE from the coding sequence ATGAAAAGAGTATTCTGTCCAAAATGTGATAATCAGTTGTCTTTTGATGAGACCAAATATCCGGAAGGGAAGGTATTAGCCTTCGTCTGTCCGCAGTGTGGAGCGCAATTTAAGATTAAATTGGGCCGAAAGGTGGTGAAGACGGCTACCGGTGAGGAAAAAGAGGTGAAGGAACCGGATTTCTCTTGCGGTTATATTACCATTATCGAGAATGGTTTTGCTTTTAAGCAAGATCTACCATTAGTGATGGGAGATAATGTGATTGGTCGCCGTAATAAGGATACGGAAGGTGTAGATGTCCCTATTATCACGAGCGATCCAAGTATGGGGCGTAAGCATTGTGTGATTAATGTAAAGAAAGACACTAATGGCAAGTTCGTTTATATGGTGCGTGACTTTCCTAGCTTGACCGGGACTTTTGTGAAAAATGTATTGGTCGGTAAAAAAGAACAAGTACGTATCGGGGAGGGTACGATCGTAACGATTGGCGCTACTACTTTTATCTTACATTCGGCGAACGAGGGAGAAGAAGAGGAATAA
- a CDS encoding ABC transporter permease produces MRTSDNMKGTLADIASLVKDEFKTISTSYAILLVLVGGIFLYGLLYNYMYAPDLVRNAPVVVVDDSKTDLSREYIRLLNATPQVSVIADGLDYAEAQEWMKEGDAVGILYLPSDFETRVARGNESLFIMYQTTSAFLYYMAMQEASSGAMLALNDRYRPEMLVFLPQQDASKIVSAQPISVVGTALYNFTEGYGTYLIPAVLIVIMFQTLLMVIGMISGEERDSGTIVRFASEGLSFGRIARVIISKTFVYCVLYTIFALFLLGLIPLLFGLPDIGNYLNTLILLIPFLLATSFFGLAASYFFTDSEAPLLMIAFFSVGLIFLSGVSYPLELMPWYWQMAHYIIPAAPATLAYVQLNSMGASIEQVGVEYVTLWVQCAVYFLLACWVYRRNILKASRALSSL; encoded by the coding sequence ATGAGAACATCCGATAATATGAAAGGAACCTTGGCGGATATCGCTTCCTTGGTCAAGGACGAGTTTAAGACGATCTCCACGAGCTACGCTATCTTGCTCGTCTTGGTAGGAGGTATATTTCTCTATGGCCTGCTGTATAATTATATGTATGCCCCGGATCTGGTGCGTAACGCCCCGGTGGTAGTCGTCGATGACTCAAAGACCGACTTGAGCCGGGAGTACATCCGTTTACTGAACGCCACTCCGCAAGTCTCGGTAATCGCCGATGGTTTAGATTACGCCGAGGCGCAGGAGTGGATGAAGGAGGGGGATGCCGTAGGTATCTTGTATCTTCCCTCTGATTTCGAGACCCGGGTGGCACGAGGGAATGAATCCCTGTTTATCATGTACCAGACGACAAGCGCCTTCCTATATTATATGGCGATGCAGGAGGCGTCCAGCGGTGCCATGTTGGCGTTGAACGATCGGTATCGTCCGGAGATGTTGGTGTTCTTGCCCCAGCAAGACGCTTCCAAGATCGTTTCGGCGCAACCCATATCAGTGGTCGGGACGGCGTTGTATAATTTTACGGAAGGATATGGAACCTATTTGATCCCGGCGGTATTGATCGTCATTATGTTCCAGACCTTGTTGATGGTGATCGGTATGATAAGCGGGGAAGAGCGGGATTCGGGTACCATCGTTCGTTTCGCTTCCGAGGGATTATCCTTTGGCCGGATCGCTAGGGTGATAATCAGCAAGACCTTTGTGTATTGCGTATTGTATACGATTTTCGCTTTGTTCTTGTTGGGCTTGATACCGCTATTGTTTGGCCTGCCGGATATCGGTAATTATCTGAACACCTTGATCCTGCTGATACCCTTCTTGCTGGCTACCAGCTTCTTTGGGCTGGCCGCCTCTTATTTCTTTACGGACTCGGAGGCTCCGTTATTGATGATCGCCTTCTTCTCGGTAGGCTTGATCTTTCTTTCCGGAGTCTCTTATCCCTTGGAATTGATGCCTTGGTATTGGCAAATGGCCCATTATATCATTCCGGCGGCTCCCGCTACGCTGGCCTATGTACAGCTCAACTCGATGGGAGCGTCGATTGAGCAAGTCGGTGTGGAGTACGTGACGTTGTGGGTGCAATGTGCCGTTTATTTCCTCTTGGCTTGCTGGGTGTACCGGCGGAATATCTTAAAGGCTAGCCGTGCCTTGTCGTCATTGTAG